The Anas platyrhynchos isolate ZD024472 breed Pekin duck chromosome 3, IASCAAS_PekinDuck_T2T, whole genome shotgun sequence genome includes a window with the following:
- the LOC101790722 gene encoding epoxide hydrolase 1 has product MWQEVLPNAWESILSRIRSFQYSQKNAVLVPAAALGVGGMVVCWLMSRRKVKRLEVGDGWWGSGERALREKEDERIRPFRIETSDKEIEDLHRRLDQARYAPPLEGAAFHYGFNSDYLQKVVAYWRNQFDWHKQVEILNKYPHFHTTIEGIDIHFIHVKPPYVPHGRAVQPILMVHGWPGSFYEFYKIIPLLTEPARYGLGDGDVVFEVICPSIPGYGFSEAPHQKGFDTRATARIFHKLMKRLGFKEYYVQGGDWGSSITTNMAQMLPESVKGVHVNLVFITIRGFKKLIQVMLGAYVPWLVGFTREDVRRMYPFMQKNVYDILRESGYLHIQATKPDTAGCGLNDSPVGLAAYILEKFSTWTDKSFLHRDDGGLERKYSLDELLTNVMIYWVTSSIVSSMRYYKENLSRDPALSDNTRFGVYVPAGIAAFPEEITHVPRCWAKAIFKNIVSYSYMPRGGHFAAFEEPKLLAQDIIHFVRRVEQL; this is encoded by the exons ATGTGGCAGGAGGTCCTTCCCAACGCCTG gGAGAGCATCTTATCCCGCATCAG GTCTTTTCAATATTCACAGAAGAATGCAGTCCTGGTCCCTGCAGCCGCTCTGGGGGTCGGAGGAATGGTGGTGTGCTGGCTGATGTCCAGACGCAAGGTCAAGAGACTTGAAGTGGGTGATGGATGGTGGGGCTCCGGTGAAAGAGCCCtaagagagaaggaagatgaAAGAATCCGCCCCTTCAGGATTGAAACCTCTGACAAAGAAATTGAG GACCTGCACCGCCGCCTGGACCAGGCTCGCTACGCACCCCCGCTGGAAGGGGCAGCTTTCCACTACGGCTTCAACTCCGACTACCTGCAGAAGGTGGTGGCCTACTGGAGGAACCAGTTTGACTGGCACAAGCAAGTGGAAATCCTGAACAAATACCCTCATTTCCACACCACCATCGAAG GGATTGATATCCATTTTATCCATGTGAAGCCCCCCTATGTCCCTCATGGACGAGCTGTTCAACCTATCCTGATGGTCCACGGCTGGCCTGGCTCCTTCTATGAGTTCTACAAGATCATCCCTCTGCTCACAGAGCCAGCCAGGTATGGCCTGGGTGATGGTGACGTGGTGTTTGAGGTCATCTGCCCATCCATCCCAGGCTATGGCTTCTCAGAGGCTCCGCACCAGAAAG GCTTTGACACCCGCGCAACTGCTCGGATATTTCACAAGCTGATGAAGAGACTGGGCTTCAAGGAATACTATGTTCAGGGAGGAGACTGGGGATCTAGTATTACTACAAACATGGCCCAGATGCTGCCAGA ATCTGTGAAGGGGGTTCATGTGAATCTTGTCTTCATCACCATACGAGGTTTTAAAAAGTTGATTCAAGTGATGCTTGGGGCTTACGTACCATGGCTTGTGGGCTTCACTAGGGAAGATGTTCGACGGATGTACCCCTTCATGCAGAAGAATGTATATGATATTCTGCGAGAATCTGGCTACTTACATATCCAAGCCACCAAACCAGACACTGCAG GTTGTGGATTGAATGACTCTCCGGTGGGGCTTGCTGCATACATTTTGGAGAAATTCTCTACCTGGACAGATAAATCATTTCTGCATAGAGATGATGGAGGCTTGGAAAG GAAGTACTCACTAGATGAGCTTTTGACCAATGTGATGATTTACTGGGTGACATCGTCTATTGTGTCCTCCATGCGATACTACAAGGAGAACTTATCCCGGGATCCTGCTCTATCTGATAATACCAG GTTTGGAGTGTACGTTCCTGCGGGGATCGCAGCTTTTCCTGAGGAGATAACGCATGTACCACGTTGCTGGGCGAAGGCAATCTTCAAGAACATTGTCAGTTACTCTTACATGCCCCGCGGAGGGCATTTCGCCGCTTTTGAGGAACCAAAGCTTCTGGCACAAGACATCATCCACTTTGTGAGAAGGGTGGAGCAGCTGTGA